A single region of the Kwoniella botswanensis chromosome 1, complete sequence genome encodes:
- a CDS encoding methylthioribose-1-phosphate isomerase codes for MVAQAPSGKKPLPDMMTSIRIDKSGQVEIVDQLLLPHSVVWIPISTPEEAFEAIKSMKIRGAPAIASLAALSLKSSLSSTSLTENISSTTDVVKWVKEKCDYLQSSRPTAVNLSEAMNRIRQYLNTTITEKDTKESVIDKVREICQDVHEEDLERNMQMGKLGADWLFAKRGGKKDKLKVVTVCNTGSLATSGYGTAIGVITALYEHDQLDTAYYAQTTPYHQGSRLTSLELTTLQIPSCMICDTMLGSLFQHEDIDGVIVGADRVVKNGDTANKIGTYQAAVLAQRHNIPFMVIAPVTTIDLSLKTGKEIHIEQRPSIEATQVRGLNTETGKLSVVRITPEGVGEGDKPWQRVYNPSFDVTPAELISCVVTEKGVAERKDGEKSIDVSSIC; via the exons ATGGTCGCCCAAGCTCCCTCGGGTAAAAAGCCTTTACCAGACATGATGACCTCGATCCGAATTGACAAGTCAGGTCAAGTTGAAATTGTCGATCAACTATTACTCCC TCACTCAGTCGTTTGGATCCCCATCTCAACCCCCGAAGAAGCATtcgaagctatcaaatcTATGAAAATCCGAGGTGCTCCCGCCATCGCTTCCCTAGCAGCCCTTTccctcaaatcatctctttcctccacctctctcACCGAAAACATCTCCTCCACGACAGATGTAGTGAAGTGGGTAAAGGAGAAATGCGATTATCTTCAATCATCTAGACCTACAGCAGTAAACCTAAGTGAAGCTATGAACCGTATTCGACAATATCTCAATACCACCATCACCGAGAAAGATACGAAAGAAAGTGTGATAGATAAAGTACGAGAGATCTGTCAGGACGTACATGAAGAGGATCTGGAAAGGAATATGCAAATGGGTAAATTAGGTGCTGATTGGTTATTCGCCAAAAGagggggaaagaaggataagtTGAAAGTGGTGACGGTTTGTAATACTGGTAGTTTGGCTACTTCC GGCTACGGTACTGCCATTGGAGTAATCACAGCTTTATACGAGCACGACCAATTAGATACTGCCTACTACGCCCAGACGACACCATACCATCAGGGATCAAGATTGACAAGTTTGGAGTTGACCACCTTACAGATTCCCTCTTGTATGATTT GTGATACCATGCTCGGATCGTTATTCCAACATGAAGATATTGACGGGGTGATCGTCGGTGCTGATAGAGTAGTCAAGAATGGTGATACAGccaacaag ATAGGTACATACCAAGCTGCAGTCCTAGCCCAAAGACACAATATACCATTTATGGTCATTGCTCCAGTAACTACTATTGATCTATCTCTAAAAACAGGAAAAGA GATTCACATCGAACAAAGACCTTCGATCGAAGCTACCCAAGTAAGAGGCCTAAACACCGAAACGGGTAAATTGAGCGTTGTGAGAATCACAcctgaaggtgtaggtgaaggtgataaacCTTGGCAAAGGGTTTATAATCCTTCTTTTGATGTTACTCCTGCAGAGTTGATAA GTTGCGTGGTGACTGAGAAAGGAGTTGCGGAGAGGAAAGACGGTGAAAAGAGTATAGATGTGTCTTCGATCTGTTAG